One window of the Actinomyces procaprae genome contains the following:
- a CDS encoding ABC transporter permease: MTALTPTAASASNTPSDPRRSTRGLLLATLGIPVVIILMLLAFLAPSINSGAQDLPLALSAPQAVQDQLLTQLDTAAPGVFDVTVVADGEAVAGAVENREAIGGITITADESGQQIEVVTASGAGSPYAALLTNLATTLEAQADSQAVAAAQAQGADAATLLKVQQEASASQTVIVTDVAPLTESDPSGVGLSAIALPLVFGGMASGVILSLVLRTSPWRRALGAVAIAALGGLCVAAVLQTWFGAVDGSFLLLWAGLSLGIAAISLTLIGLQETLGYAGFGLGAVLMLFVANPLSGLATGWQWLPSGWGTFGQLLPVGAAGTWLRSAAYFDGAGMGAGPWVLTAWIACGLALLAVGAYLNARRGRGDRVS, from the coding sequence ATGACCGCCCTAACCCCTACCGCCGCGTCGGCTTCCAACACACCCTCGGACCCGCGACGTTCCACCCGCGGGCTCCTGCTCGCCACGCTCGGCATCCCCGTCGTCATCATCCTCATGCTCCTGGCGTTCCTGGCCCCGTCCATCAACTCCGGGGCACAGGACCTGCCGCTGGCCCTCTCGGCGCCGCAGGCCGTGCAGGACCAACTGCTGACGCAGCTGGACACCGCCGCACCCGGGGTCTTCGACGTAACCGTCGTCGCGGACGGCGAGGCTGTGGCCGGTGCGGTTGAGAACCGTGAGGCCATCGGGGGGATCACCATCACCGCCGACGAGTCCGGCCAACAGATCGAGGTCGTCACCGCCTCCGGCGCGGGCAGTCCCTACGCCGCCCTGCTGACGAACCTCGCCACCACCCTGGAGGCGCAGGCCGACTCCCAGGCCGTGGCCGCCGCCCAGGCGCAGGGCGCCGACGCCGCCACGCTCCTTAAGGTGCAGCAGGAGGCGAGCGCCTCGCAGACGGTCATCGTCACCGACGTCGCCCCGCTGACGGAGTCCGACCCCTCCGGTGTTGGACTGTCCGCCATCGCGCTGCCGCTCGTGTTCGGCGGCATGGCCTCGGGCGTGATCCTGAGCCTGGTACTGCGCACCTCCCCGTGGAGGCGCGCCCTGGGCGCCGTTGCAATCGCGGCACTCGGCGGCCTGTGCGTCGCCGCCGTACTGCAGACCTGGTTCGGCGCCGTCGACGGCTCCTTCCTGTTGCTGTGGGCGGGGCTGAGCCTAGGCATCGCGGCGATCTCCCTGACTCTGATCGGCCTGCAGGAGACCCTGGGCTACGCGGGCTTCGGGCTCGGAGCCGTACTCATGCTGTTCGTGGCCAACCCGCTCTCCGGTCTCGCCACCGGCTGGCAGTGGCTCCCCAGTGGATGGGGAACCTTCGGGCAGCTGCTGCCGGTGGGTGCGGCCGGCACCTGGCTGCGCTCCGCCGCCTACTTCGACGGCGCGGGCATGGGAGCCGGCCCGTGGGTACTGACCGCCTGGATCGCCTGCGGCCTCGCCCTGCTCGCCGTCGGCGCGTACCTCAACGCGCGCCGCGGTCGCGGCGATCGCGTGAGCTGA
- a CDS encoding TetR/AcrR family transcriptional regulator: MRVDAVANRDSIIKAARELFADVGVDVPVRRIATEAGVGIGTLYRHFPDRLSLVAGVADEVYEQLDAAAGRCEQAWSRDPEAAWAGFVHEVASLRLGRLLTQVGTRSELFEAGGLGPALRERAVERISGLLQAARAAGLVREGVDPVRFQIGVVEVSRPLGAIVDEMAPGWQDWLVGVYLRGLRP, translated from the coding sequence ATGCGGGTGGACGCCGTCGCCAACCGGGACTCGATCATCAAGGCGGCCCGGGAACTGTTCGCCGACGTCGGCGTCGACGTCCCCGTCAGAAGGATCGCCACGGAGGCGGGAGTCGGGATTGGCACCCTGTACCGGCATTTTCCAGACCGGCTGAGCCTGGTGGCCGGGGTCGCCGACGAGGTCTACGAGCAGCTCGACGCGGCCGCGGGGCGCTGCGAGCAGGCATGGAGCCGTGACCCCGAGGCCGCCTGGGCCGGTTTCGTGCATGAGGTGGCGTCGTTGCGACTGGGGCGCCTGCTGACTCAGGTCGGCACCCGCTCCGAGCTGTTCGAGGCGGGGGGGCTGGGACCTGCGCTGCGCGAGCGCGCCGTCGAGCGCATCTCCGGTTTGCTTCAGGCGGCCCGCGCCGCCGGGCTGGTACGTGAGGGGGTGGACCCGGTCCGCTTTCAGATCGGCGTGGTGGAGGTATCGCGGCCGCTGGGGGCGATCGTCGATGAAATGGCTCCCGGCTGGCAGGACTGGCTGGTAGGGGTCTATCTGCGCGGCCTGCGGCCATAA
- the pulA gene encoding pullulanase-type alpha-1,6-glucosidase has translation MANVVPVHHDAPVRHELPGVGEARAYWVDETTLAWPADLLPAMVDVEALRVRPPEGFPAQCPVTFGLIAAPSGGARLVDGILQAGPDAQEIPLCVHGLLEDLLGQEAMTAHPALRGYLALSLEDEFGSRRVEREDITLLLTGQLAVVQRTAASTGGWVTAFTEVQTWPVLDRLYADAAARDGSAPLGAAIGPDGVPSFALWAPTAVDVALLAWPTGDPAGSVPLAEGDPIRVPADRADADSWDGRWEVGVEAARAAGVNAGSQYLWEVRVYVPATGRVETNLVTDPYSRALTVDSRRSVVVDLNRRDLKPSSWRENLSPVVISDAARSIYELHVRDFSAADPTVPEELRGTYTAFSLASDGTRHLRRLAAAGIDTLHLLPTFDFCSVPEARAAQRTPQIPADASPASRRPQAAITAVADDDAYNWGYDPWHWLVPEGSYAREDHQDGGARVYEFREMVGAIHGMGLQVVLDQVFNHTGASGQDPHSVLDRIVPGYYHRLDAAGNVEMSTCRNNIATEHRMAERLLIDACVSWVVDYRVDGFRFDLMGYHSLATMAQLQAALAEVAEDAVGHPVYLYGEGWNMGEVANNALFTQATQGQAGLLGIGTFNDRVRDAVHGHSNDTDPRVPQGLGNGELTDPNGYDDRSEEAKRDDLAWRTDLVRLALAGNLRDFELPGSDGRWVRGEEIRYGEQPAAYGLTPADSVNYVDAHDDETLFDRLAYKLPPGTPMSERIRMNTLCLATVTLGQSPCFWAAGTELLRSKSLDRDSYNSGDHFNAIDWAGRDNGWGRGLPPAARNFDAWVVQAGILMREDLRPAAADIAAAREQALDLLRLRRSSHLFSLGSAALIRERVSFPTGDFDTPGLVIMLIDDGAGASDVDPDLDGLLVVINPAPGAVEQRVDALVDRYFELSDIQMEGADPIVKDTRFDATTGTITVPGRTVAVLCER, from the coding sequence ATGGCCAACGTCGTCCCGGTACATCACGACGCCCCGGTCCGCCACGAGCTCCCCGGCGTCGGTGAGGCGCGCGCCTACTGGGTGGATGAGACCACCCTCGCCTGGCCCGCCGACCTGCTACCGGCAATGGTTGACGTCGAGGCGCTGCGCGTACGCCCCCCGGAGGGATTCCCGGCCCAGTGCCCAGTCACCTTCGGGCTGATCGCCGCACCCAGCGGCGGCGCTCGGCTCGTAGACGGCATCCTCCAGGCAGGCCCAGACGCCCAGGAGATCCCCCTGTGCGTTCACGGCCTGCTGGAGGATCTGCTCGGTCAGGAGGCGATGACCGCTCACCCCGCCCTGCGCGGCTACCTGGCCCTGTCCCTGGAGGACGAGTTCGGCAGCCGCCGCGTCGAGCGTGAGGACATCACACTGCTGCTGACCGGACAGCTGGCGGTGGTGCAGCGCACCGCAGCCTCCACCGGTGGCTGGGTCACCGCCTTCACCGAAGTCCAGACGTGGCCGGTGCTCGACCGGCTGTACGCCGACGCCGCCGCCCGGGACGGCTCCGCGCCCCTCGGTGCCGCCATCGGCCCCGACGGCGTCCCCTCCTTCGCCCTGTGGGCGCCGACCGCCGTCGACGTCGCCCTGCTCGCCTGGCCCACCGGCGACCCCGCCGGCTCGGTGCCGCTGGCGGAGGGAGACCCCATCCGGGTCCCCGCCGACAGGGCCGACGCCGACTCCTGGGACGGCCGCTGGGAGGTGGGCGTGGAGGCGGCCCGCGCCGCCGGCGTCAACGCCGGCTCCCAATACCTGTGGGAGGTGCGCGTCTACGTACCCGCCACCGGACGGGTGGAGACGAACCTGGTCACCGACCCCTACTCGCGGGCGCTTACCGTCGACTCCCGCCGGAGCGTCGTCGTCGACCTGAACCGGCGGGACCTGAAGCCGTCATCCTGGCGAGAGAACCTCAGCCCCGTCGTCATCTCCGACGCGGCCCGCTCCATCTACGAGCTGCACGTACGCGACTTCTCCGCCGCCGACCCCACCGTCCCCGAGGAGCTGCGCGGCACCTACACCGCCTTCTCCCTCGCCTCCGACGGGACCCGCCACCTGCGACGACTGGCCGCCGCCGGCATCGACACCCTCCACCTGCTGCCCACCTTCGACTTCTGCTCCGTGCCCGAGGCGCGCGCCGCCCAGCGCACGCCCCAGATCCCCGCCGACGCCTCCCCGGCCTCGCGCCGCCCGCAGGCGGCCATCACCGCCGTCGCCGACGACGACGCCTACAACTGGGGCTACGACCCCTGGCACTGGCTGGTCCCGGAGGGCTCCTACGCGCGCGAGGACCATCAGGACGGCGGGGCCCGCGTATACGAGTTCCGGGAGATGGTCGGCGCCATCCACGGCATGGGCCTGCAGGTGGTGCTGGACCAGGTCTTCAACCACACGGGCGCCTCCGGGCAGGACCCCCACAGTGTGCTCGACCGCATCGTCCCCGGCTACTACCACCGCCTGGACGCCGCCGGGAACGTGGAGATGTCCACCTGCCGCAACAACATCGCCACCGAGCACCGCATGGCCGAGCGGCTCCTGATCGACGCCTGCGTGTCCTGGGTGGTGGACTACCGGGTCGACGGGTTCCGCTTCGACCTGATGGGCTACCACTCGCTGGCGACCATGGCGCAGCTCCAGGCCGCGCTGGCGGAGGTCGCCGAGGACGCCGTCGGGCACCCCGTCTACCTGTACGGCGAGGGCTGGAACATGGGGGAGGTGGCGAACAACGCCCTGTTCACCCAGGCCACCCAGGGGCAGGCGGGCCTGCTGGGCATCGGCACCTTCAACGACCGCGTGCGCGACGCCGTCCACGGGCACAGCAACGACACCGACCCACGGGTGCCGCAGGGGCTGGGCAACGGCGAGCTGACCGACCCCAATGGCTATGACGACCGCTCGGAGGAGGCCAAGCGCGACGACCTGGCCTGGCGCACCGACCTGGTGCGACTGGCCCTGGCCGGCAACCTGCGCGACTTCGAGCTCCCCGGCTCCGACGGGCGCTGGGTCCGGGGCGAGGAGATCCGCTACGGCGAGCAGCCCGCCGCCTACGGGCTCACCCCCGCGGACTCCGTCAACTACGTGGACGCCCACGACGACGAGACCCTGTTCGACCGCCTCGCCTACAAGCTGCCGCCCGGCACCCCCATGTCGGAGCGCATCCGCATGAACACGCTGTGCCTGGCCACGGTCACGCTCGGTCAGTCGCCGTGCTTCTGGGCGGCGGGTACCGAGCTGCTGCGCAGCAAGTCGCTGGACCGCGACTCCTACAACTCCGGCGACCACTTCAACGCCATCGACTGGGCCGGGCGCGACAACGGCTGGGGGCGCGGCCTGCCGCCGGCCGCCCGCAACTTCGACGCCTGGGTGGTGCAGGCCGGCATCCTCATGCGTGAGGACCTGCGCCCCGCCGCCGCCGACATCGCCGCCGCCCGGGAGCAGGCCCTCGACCTGCTGCGTCTGCGGCGCTCCAGCCACCTGTTCTCCCTCGGCTCGGCCGCGCTCATCCGCGAGCGGGTGTCCTTCCCGACCGGTGACTTCGATACTCCCGGGCTGGTGATCATGCTGATCGACGATGGCGCCGGGGCCAGCGACGTCGACCCCGACCTGGATGGGCTGCTGGTGGTGATCAACCCCGCGCCCGGTGCCGTGGAGCAGCGTGTGGATGCGCTGGTGGACCGGTACTTCGAGCTGAGCGACATACAGATGGAGGGGGCTGACCCGATCGTCAAGGACACCCGCTTCGACGCGACTACCGGCACCATCACGGTGCCCGGCCGCACCGTAGCCGTCCTCTGCGAGCGCTGA
- a CDS encoding replication-associated recombination protein A, translated as MTPQDAPSLFDAAADASGPIVDDPTRPLADRLRPRTLDDVVGQDHLLAADAPLGRMVAAGRLASIILWGPPGCGKTTIARLLADRTGLVFEQVSATFSGVADLRKVFAAAARRREVGQGTLLFVDEIHRFNRAQQDSFLPYVEDGTVVLVGATTENPSFELNGALLSRCQVLVLHRLDDDALAELLARAEALLGRRLPLTDGARRALLAMADGDGRYLLGMVEQVVGYADSQGRAGTQSGKASAGPAAPTTAASTGPVELDEAALTAVVASRAPLYDKSSEEHYNLISALHKSMRGSDPDAALYWLARMLAGGEDPLYIARRLVRFASEDVGMADPGALQMTLAAWDTYERLGSPEGELAIAQAVVYLATAPKSISVYRALGRAMKLARQTGSLMPPAHILNAPTRLMKELGYGEGYQYDPDTPEGFSGADYMPEGLPPREQRERLYEPTAHGHERRIRERLAYWDDLRAKLRSKQ; from the coding sequence ATGACCCCGCAGGACGCGCCCTCGCTCTTCGACGCCGCGGCCGACGCCAGCGGCCCGATCGTCGACGACCCCACTCGCCCGCTGGCGGACCGGCTGCGGCCGCGCACACTCGACGACGTCGTCGGTCAGGACCACCTGCTGGCCGCGGACGCCCCGCTGGGGCGGATGGTCGCGGCCGGCCGCCTGGCCTCTATCATCCTGTGGGGCCCACCCGGCTGCGGGAAGACGACCATCGCCCGGCTGCTGGCGGATCGCACCGGCCTGGTGTTCGAGCAGGTGTCGGCCACCTTCTCCGGCGTGGCCGACCTGCGCAAGGTTTTCGCCGCCGCCGCGCGCCGCCGCGAGGTCGGCCAGGGCACCCTGCTGTTCGTCGACGAGATTCACCGCTTCAACCGCGCCCAGCAGGACTCCTTCCTGCCGTACGTCGAAGACGGCACCGTGGTGCTCGTGGGCGCCACCACCGAGAACCCCAGCTTCGAGCTCAACGGGGCGCTCCTGTCCCGCTGCCAGGTACTGGTGCTGCACCGCCTCGACGACGACGCCCTGGCCGAACTCCTTGCCCGCGCCGAGGCGCTGCTCGGTCGGCGACTGCCGCTGACCGACGGCGCCCGTCGCGCGCTGCTGGCCATGGCCGACGGCGACGGCCGCTACCTGCTGGGCATGGTTGAGCAGGTCGTCGGTTATGCCGACTCCCAGGGCCGAGCGGGCACACAATCCGGCAAGGCCTCCGCGGGACCCGCGGCGCCCACGACTGCCGCCTCCACCGGTCCGGTCGAGTTGGACGAAGCGGCGCTGACCGCCGTCGTCGCCTCCCGGGCGCCCCTGTATGACAAGTCCTCCGAGGAGCACTACAACCTCATCTCCGCACTCCACAAGTCCATGCGCGGCTCCGACCCGGACGCCGCCCTGTACTGGCTGGCGCGCATGCTCGCCGGTGGAGAGGACCCGCTATACATTGCGCGGCGGCTGGTGCGCTTCGCCTCCGAGGACGTCGGCATGGCCGATCCCGGCGCACTGCAGATGACCCTGGCCGCGTGGGACACCTACGAACGGCTGGGCTCCCCGGAGGGGGAACTGGCCATCGCCCAGGCGGTCGTCTACCTGGCGACGGCGCCGAAGTCGATCAGCGTCTACCGGGCCCTGGGTCGGGCGATGAAGCTGGCGCGGCAAACCGGCTCGCTCATGCCGCCGGCGCACATCCTGAACGCACCGACCCGGCTGATGAAGGAACTCGGGTACGGCGAGGGCTATCAGTACGACCCGGACACCCCGGAGGGCTTCTCCGGCGCCGACTACATGCCCGAGGGTCTCCCGCCCCGCGAGCAGCGCGAGCGCCTGTACGAGCCCACCGCCCACGGCCACGAGCGGCGCATCCGCGAGCGCCTGGCCTACTGGGACGACCTGCGCGCCAAACTGCGCTCCAAACAATGA
- a CDS encoding SPFH domain-containing protein, whose translation MSTTPRVTAPQQDPVPAAGRVDIAERPVTCVGSGLAFLGLFTLLLVFAGSVLAFGVGITVIEKGDESGGLPLAGGGLLGAVFAVVLLLTSFAVVAPGQTSVRQFFGRYIGTVRRTGLVLLPPLTSGKKVSIKVHNFETSEIKVNDLDGNPVEIAAIVVWQVADTARAVFAVEAYEDFIKAQAESALRHVATTHPYDEPGPGETSLRGGTDLVSAELAEEVAARVAIAGLEIIEVRISSLAYAPEIAQAMLQRQQAGAVIAAREQIVEGAVTMVDQALKRLEADDIVSMDDERRAQMVSNLLVVLCSDQRTQPVVNAGSLYA comes from the coding sequence ATGTCCACGACGCCGCGCGTCACTGCTCCCCAGCAGGACCCCGTCCCTGCTGCAGGACGTGTCGATATAGCGGAGAGGCCCGTCACCTGCGTGGGTTCCGGGCTTGCCTTCTTAGGCCTGTTCACGTTGCTGTTGGTGTTCGCCGGATCGGTGCTCGCCTTCGGTGTCGGCATTACGGTGATAGAGAAAGGGGATGAGAGTGGCGGTCTCCCGCTCGCGGGTGGGGGTCTGCTCGGGGCCGTCTTTGCGGTCGTATTGCTATTAACGTCCTTCGCGGTGGTCGCACCGGGACAGACCAGTGTGCGCCAGTTCTTCGGCCGCTACATCGGCACCGTGCGCCGCACCGGCCTGGTCCTGCTGCCGCCGCTGACATCCGGCAAGAAGGTGTCCATCAAGGTCCACAACTTCGAGACCAGCGAGATCAAGGTCAATGACCTGGACGGCAACCCCGTGGAGATCGCCGCCATCGTCGTCTGGCAGGTGGCCGACACGGCGCGCGCGGTATTCGCCGTCGAGGCCTACGAGGACTTCATCAAGGCGCAGGCCGAATCGGCGCTGCGGCACGTGGCCACCACTCACCCCTACGATGAGCCCGGCCCGGGCGAGACCTCGCTGCGTGGCGGCACCGATCTGGTCTCCGCCGAACTCGCGGAGGAGGTCGCTGCGCGCGTGGCGATTGCCGGCCTGGAGATCATCGAAGTGCGCATCTCCTCGCTCGCCTACGCCCCGGAGATCGCCCAGGCGATGCTGCAGCGGCAGCAGGCCGGCGCCGTCATCGCCGCCCGCGAGCAGATCGTCGAGGGTGCGGTGACCATGGTCGACCAGGCCCTCAAGCGGCTGGAGGCCGACGACATCGTGTCCATGGACGACGAGCGTCGCGCCCAGATGGTCTCCAACCTGCTGGTGGTGCTCTGCTCCGACCAGCGCACGCAGCCAGTCGTCAACGCCGGCTCCCTGTACGCCTGA
- a CDS encoding excinuclease ABC subunit UvrA — MPATAPASAVPASTAPSSPTTISVRGARVHNLKNIDVEVPLGKLVTVAGVSGSGKSSLALGVLYAEGARRYLESLSTYTRRRLTQAARPDVDEVLHVPAALALHQRPPVPGVRSTFGTSTEVLNSLRLAYSRLGSHCCPNGHPNAPSTDVALEVPTTCATCGVEFYGPGAEMMAFNSEGACPRCEGTGVVRTVDEASLVPDESLSIDEGAVAPWQNLMWSIMKDIVREMGVRTDVPFHELTEQEREIVFHGPAEKRHFFYVNEKTNTAAEMDFTYYSAVHTVENALSKVKDERGMKRVEKFLHEAVCPDCGGSRLSAAVRSTKVRGIGLDEACRLPLGDLVQWAAGIPDTMPQELVAMARQIVDELTVTARRLLDLGLDYLSLDRASSTLSTGERQRVQLARAVRNRTTGVLYVLDEPSIGLHPANLDGLTGVVRDLLADGNSVLVVDHDVALLREADWLLEIGPGSGQAGGEIVVNEPVEQAVAHPASRIAPFITGRAEVVCRERAEAEAAFTHGAIHLETAPIHTVHALDVAIPEQRLTAVTGVSGSGKTTLVLESLVPALRALADDAPLPAPATSIQTEQTQRVVVVDASPIGTNVRSTVATYSGVMDELRRVYARTPAARQAGLKAGDFSYNTGSLRCDHCDGTGQIVLDVQFLPDVDIVCPHCDGSRYGDAAREIRRVPGGGAAGARAAGDRQADGGDGQTDGGDGGRDAAGLSLPELLALTVDQAERACADLPKVRRHLRLLSELGLGYLTLGETTMALSGGEAQRLKLSADLGRDQHGTVFVLDEPSIGLHPLDVRVLLGVLDRLVERGASVVVIEHDLDMIANADWVIDMGPGGGEAGGRVVAAGTPEQLAADAEHTGSLTGRYLATHLHRGRSK; from the coding sequence ATGCCAGCCACCGCGCCCGCCAGCGCCGTACCCGCCAGCACTGCCCCGTCCAGCCCGACCACCATCAGTGTGCGCGGCGCCCGCGTGCACAACCTCAAGAACATCGACGTCGAGGTGCCGCTGGGGAAACTGGTGACGGTGGCGGGCGTGTCCGGGTCGGGCAAGTCCTCCCTGGCCCTGGGGGTGCTCTACGCGGAGGGCGCCCGCCGTTACCTGGAGTCGCTGTCCACCTACACGCGCCGGCGCCTGACGCAGGCGGCCCGCCCCGACGTCGACGAGGTCCTCCACGTCCCCGCCGCCCTGGCCCTGCACCAGCGTCCACCCGTACCCGGGGTGCGCTCCACCTTCGGCACCTCCACCGAGGTGCTCAACTCGCTGCGCCTGGCCTACTCGCGCCTGGGCTCGCACTGCTGCCCCAACGGCCACCCCAATGCGCCCAGCACCGACGTCGCCCTCGAGGTCCCCACCACCTGCGCCACCTGCGGGGTGGAGTTCTACGGCCCGGGCGCCGAGATGATGGCCTTCAACTCCGAGGGTGCCTGCCCCCGCTGCGAGGGCACCGGCGTCGTGCGCACCGTGGACGAGGCGAGCCTGGTGCCCGACGAGTCGCTGTCCATCGATGAGGGCGCCGTCGCCCCCTGGCAGAACCTGATGTGGTCGATCATGAAGGACATCGTGCGGGAGATGGGCGTGCGCACAGATGTTCCGTTCCACGAGCTGACGGAGCAGGAGCGGGAGATCGTGTTCCACGGCCCCGCGGAGAAGCGACACTTCTTCTACGTCAACGAGAAGACCAACACGGCCGCCGAAATGGACTTCACCTACTACAGCGCGGTGCACACCGTGGAGAACGCGCTGTCCAAGGTGAAGGACGAGCGCGGCATGAAGCGGGTGGAGAAGTTCCTGCACGAGGCCGTCTGCCCGGACTGCGGCGGCTCCCGCCTGTCCGCGGCGGTGCGCTCCACGAAGGTGCGCGGCATCGGCCTGGACGAGGCGTGCCGCCTCCCGCTCGGCGACCTGGTGCAATGGGCGGCCGGCATCCCGGACACCATGCCGCAAGAGCTGGTGGCGATGGCCCGACAGATCGTCGACGAGCTGACCGTCACCGCCCGCCGCCTGCTGGATCTGGGCCTGGACTACCTGAGCCTGGACCGGGCCTCCTCCACCCTGTCCACCGGGGAGCGGCAGCGCGTCCAGCTGGCCCGCGCCGTACGCAACCGCACCACCGGGGTGCTCTACGTGCTCGACGAGCCGAGCATCGGCCTGCACCCGGCCAACCTGGACGGTCTGACCGGCGTGGTGCGGGACCTGCTGGCGGACGGGAACTCGGTGCTGGTGGTGGATCACGACGTCGCCCTGCTGCGCGAGGCCGACTGGCTGCTGGAGATCGGTCCGGGCTCGGGGCAGGCGGGCGGCGAGATCGTGGTCAACGAGCCGGTGGAGCAGGCGGTTGCCCACCCGGCCAGCCGCATCGCCCCGTTCATCACCGGCCGGGCGGAGGTCGTCTGCCGCGAGCGGGCCGAGGCCGAAGCGGCCTTCACCCACGGCGCCATCCACCTGGAGACCGCACCGATCCATACGGTCCACGCGCTCGACGTCGCCATCCCCGAGCAGCGACTCACCGCCGTGACCGGCGTGTCCGGCTCCGGCAAGACCACCCTGGTGCTGGAGTCGCTGGTGCCGGCGCTGCGCGCACTCGCCGACGACGCCCCCCTGCCCGCCCCGGCCACCTCCATCCAGACCGAGCAGACACAGCGAGTGGTCGTCGTCGACGCCTCCCCCATCGGCACGAATGTCCGCTCAACCGTGGCCACCTACTCCGGGGTCATGGACGAGCTGCGGCGCGTGTACGCGCGCACCCCGGCCGCGCGCCAGGCGGGGTTGAAGGCCGGCGACTTCTCCTACAACACCGGCTCGCTGCGCTGCGATCACTGCGACGGTACCGGCCAGATCGTCCTGGATGTGCAGTTCCTGCCCGACGTCGACATCGTCTGCCCCCACTGCGACGGCTCCCGCTACGGCGACGCGGCGCGTGAAATCCGCCGAGTGCCGGGCGGCGGGGCCGCAGGCGCCCGGGCGGCGGGCGACCGGCAGGCCGACGGGGGCGACGGCCAGACCGACGGGGGCGACGGCGGCCGGGATGCCGCGGGACTGTCCCTGCCGGAGCTACTGGCGCTGACGGTGGACCAGGCCGAACGGGCCTGCGCCGACCTGCCCAAGGTGCGCCGCCACCTGCGCCTGCTGTCCGAGCTGGGACTGGGTTACCTGACGCTCGGGGAGACGACGATGGCCCTGTCCGGTGGCGAGGCGCAGCGGTTGAAGCTCTCGGCCGACCTGGGCCGCGACCAGCACGGCACGGTGTTCGTGCTCGACGAGCCGAGCATCGGCCTGCACCCGCTGGACGTGCGCGTGCTGCTGGGCGTGCTGGACCGGCTGGTGGAGCGGGGCGCAAGCGTGGTGGTCATCGAGCACGACCTGGACATGATCGCCAACGCCGACTGGGTCATCGACATGGGCCCGGGCGGCGGCGAGGCGGGCGGCCGCGTGGTCGCCGCCGGCACCCCGGAGCAGCTGGCCGCCGACGCCGAGCACACCGGCAGCCTCACCGGCCGCTACCTCGCCACCCACCTTCACCGAGGTCGGTCAAAGTAA
- a CDS encoding helix-turn-helix domain-containing protein, whose protein sequence is MRRFNIDAAPELIRAARRDAGLTQTQLAERAGLHQPSLAQMESGRRSVSDEMLERVLRAADYRPSIPLAMHADEISASARAHGLSNPRVFGSALRGEDTFDSDIDLLVTPAPGTDLFDLALFAAEVEELTGFPVEAVADTSVPDALKSAVREAVPL, encoded by the coding sequence ATGAGGCGCTTCAACATTGATGCGGCGCCCGAGCTCATCCGTGCCGCGCGACGTGATGCCGGGCTGACACAGACCCAGTTGGCTGAACGTGCTGGCCTGCACCAGCCGAGTCTGGCCCAGATGGAGTCGGGCAGGCGTTCCGTCTCCGACGAAATGCTGGAACGCGTCCTGCGTGCGGCCGACTACCGCCCGTCCATCCCGCTGGCCATGCACGCCGATGAGATCAGCGCCAGTGCCAGGGCTCACGGCCTGTCGAACCCGCGGGTGTTCGGCTCAGCGCTGCGGGGTGAGGACACCTTCGACTCCGATATTGATCTGCTGGTCACGCCCGCCCCCGGCACCGACCTGTTCGATCTGGCCCTTTTCGCCGCCGAGGTTGAGGAGCTCACGGGATTCCCAGTTGAGGCGGTGGCTGATACCTCGGTGCCCGATGCCCTCAAGAGCGCCGTCCGAGAGGCGGTGCCGCTGTGA
- a CDS encoding SdpI family protein, translating to MTDLASSVVLACLMVFIAILSTVVGLKMRKGTLKPNSFVGVRTPQAYRSEADWRQIQSASARPVLIMGAVAFDSAMLFVVQAIIPEVIPFIVPVIISIVQMILCIAMMWHASTTASRRQPRSQY from the coding sequence TTGACGGATCTCGCCTCAAGCGTGGTGCTCGCGTGCTTAATGGTCTTCATTGCAATTCTGAGCACTGTTGTCGGACTGAAGATGAGAAAAGGCACCCTTAAGCCTAACTCGTTTGTTGGCGTACGCACACCCCAAGCCTATCGCTCGGAAGCGGATTGGCGCCAGATACAATCTGCATCCGCTCGACCTGTACTGATTATGGGCGCGGTGGCTTTCGATTCGGCAATGCTGTTTGTTGTTCAAGCAATTATCCCCGAAGTCATTCCGTTCATCGTTCCGGTAATAATATCGATAGTGCAGATGATTCTTTGTATCGCCATGATGTGGCACGCCTCAACAACTGCCAGCAGAAGACAACCCCGGAGCCAGTATTGA